Proteins encoded together in one Vitis vinifera cultivar Pinot Noir 40024 chromosome 4, ASM3070453v1 window:
- the LOC100852414 gene encoding ACT domain-containing protein ACR2, which produces MSTMNKVCSPYFDPEFDELPERIFGPTCRVCIDNESLEDCTLVKVNSINKQGILLEVVKVLTDMNLTISKSYISSDAGWFMFVFHVRDEHGNKLTDQRVINYIQQAIGTTREIPNSLTYVNNVIESEPASEHTAIEMSGADRPGLFSEISAALADLQVNIVEAHAWTHNERLACVAYITDQSTDSRIEDPHRLAKIENHLATVLGAANISRANHQEVKGADLHVGEATTTCAERRLHQLMLSVEDFEGPSAPTTSSSETPLGLDEDDDEGSKTIVSIESCNERGYSIVSIECKDRLRLMFDVVCTITDMQYLIFHGSTASHGGYAMQEYFIRHIDGCTVNSEGEKEHVVKCLEAAIERRVCEGVRLELCANNRLGLLSDITRVLRENGLAVVRADVETQGEKAVNAFYVKDLSGNDVDTEFTEPKKKEKFIESVKKEMGPIDLAVKKEITSSPSSPDHRPRFSVADMVKSHVDRLSNNFIPIKN; this is translated from the exons ATGTCAAC CATGAACAAGGTTTGTTCGCCTTACTTTGATCCCGAGTTTGACGAGCTCCCAGAGAGAATATTCGGCCCAAC TTGCAGGGTCTGCATCGACAATGAGAGCTTGGAAGATTGCACACTGGTAAAA GTGAACAGCATAAACAAGCAGGGCATTCTCCTGGAAGTGGTGAAAGTGTTAACAGACATGAATCTCACCATCTCCAAGAGCTACATTTCATCTGATGCAGGATGGTTCATGTTTG TTTTTCACGTTAGGGATGAGCATGGCAACAAACTCACGGATCAGAGAGTCATTAACTATATCCAGCAG GCTATAGGGACAACTAGGGAGATCCCAAACTCCCTGACCTATGTCAACAACGTTATAGAATCCGAACCTGCGAGCGAGCACACAGCCATTGAAATGAGTGGAGCAGACAGGCCAGGTCTGTTTTCTGAAATATCGGCTGCTCTAGCTGATCTCCAGGTCAACATTGTGGAAGCTCATGCATGGACCCACAATGAACGCCTGGCTTGTGTCGCCTACATTACTGATCAATCAACGGACAGCCGAATTGAAGATCCCCATCGCCTTGCCAAAATCGAAAACCACCTTGCCACAGTACTTGGGGCAGCCAATATCAGCCGCGCCAACCATCAAGAAGTCAAAGGCGCTGATCTCCATGTAGGGGAAGCCACCACCACCTGTGCGGAACGCCGGCTGCATCAGCTCATGCTTTCCGTCGAGGATTTCGAAGGGCCGTCTGCGCCCACAACAAGTTCATCGGAGACGCCATTGGGATTGgacgaagatgatgatgaaggAAGCAAAACGATTGTGTCCATTGAGAGCTGCAACGAAAGGGGCTACTCCATTGTGAGCATAGAATGCAAGGATCGGCTGAGGCTCATGTTCGACGTAGTCTGCACGATTACTGATATGCAGTACCTGATTTTCCATGGTTCCACAGCTTCCCATGGAGGTTATGCAATGCAG GAGTACTTTATCAGACATATAGATGGGTGCACTGTAAACAGTGAGGGTGAAAAGGAACATGTTGTGAAATGCCTAGAGGCTGCTATAGAGCGTCGAGTCTGTGAG GGGGTCCGGCTGGAGCTATGTGCAAATAATAGGTTGGGGCTGCTGTCTGATATAACTCGGGTTCTGCGAGAGAACGGGCTTGCCGTAGTTCGGGCAGATGTGGAAACGCAGGGAGAGAAAGCGGTGAATGCTTTCTACGTGAAAGACCTTTCAGGCAATGATGTAGACACGGAGTTCACAGAGccaaagaagaaagagaagttCATAGAGTCAGTGAAGAAAGAGATGGGTCCAATAGATCTTGCAGTGAAGAAAGAGATAACATCAAGCCCAAGCTCTCCTGATCATAGGCCCCGCTTCTCTGTTGCAGACATGGTGAAATCTCATGTTGATCGCCTGTCCAATAATTTCATTCCCATCAAGAACTGA